A single region of the Sorex araneus isolate mSorAra2 chromosome 7, mSorAra2.pri, whole genome shotgun sequence genome encodes:
- the GLRX2 gene encoding glutaredoxin 2, producing MSCSRATLAATRLVRSWSGSAGRLGGAARVATSRMGSSTSSSMRKPAAPVTQIQETISNNCVVIFSKTSCAYCTMAKKLFHDINVQCKVVELDMVEYGNQFQDVLYRMTGVKTVPRIFVNGTFIGGAADTCRLHREGKLLPLIHQCHLKKKKRKESQ from the exons ATGTCCTGCAGCCGCGCGACGCTGGCAGCGACGCGTCTGGTCCGGAGCTGGAGCGGCTCTGCGGGTCGGCTCGGCGGGGCTGCAAGAGTTGCGACCTCCAG GATGGGGAGTAGCACATCATCATCTATGAGAAAACCAGCTGCCCCTGTGACTCAGATCCAA GAGACAATTTCTAATAACTGTGTGGTGATTTTCTCAAAAACATCTTGCGCTTACTGCACAATGGCAAAAAAACTTTTCCATGACATAAATGTTCAGTGCAAAGTGGTGGAATTGGACATGGTGGAGTATGGAAACCAGTTTCAGGATGTGCTCTACAGAATGACGGGTGTCAAGACG GTGCCAAGAATATTTGTCAACGGAACATTCATCGGAGGTGCAGCTGACACGTGCAGGCTTCACAGAGAAGGGAAACTGCTCCCACTGATTCATCAGTgtcacttaaagaaaaaaaagaggaaagaatccCAGTGA